The sequence GTAGTCGAAGGGCTTCCCCGTGTCACCCTGAGCGGAGTCGAACGCCTTGTCACCCTGAGCGGAGTCGAAGGGCCTAACCGTGTCACCCTGAGCGTAGTCGAAGGGCTTGACCGTGTCACCCTGAGCGGAGTCGAAGGGCTTGTCCGTGTCACCCTGAGCGTAGTCGAAGGGCTTGACCGTGTCACCCTGAGCGTAGTCGAAGGGCTTAACCGTGTCACCCTGAGCGGAGTCGAAGGGCTGAGCGTAGTCGAAGGGCCCCCACAACCGCTCGAGGTTGTAGAACGAGCGCTGTTCGGGCGTGAAGACGTGCGCGATCACGTTACCGAGGTCAATGAGAATCCAGGATCCATCGGCATAGCCTTCGATGCGCGAGACCGTATAGCCGTCCTTGCGGACGGCCTCGACGATCGCATCGGCGATCGCCCGCGTTTGAATCTTCGAGCGTCCGGTGACGATCGCGAAGGTGTCGGCGAGGATCGTCCGATTCCCGACGTCGAGCGCAACGAACCCCTCACCCTTCTTGTCGAGCGCGGCCTCGCGCACGAGGTCGATCAGCGCGCCGATGCCCGCTCCTCCGCCTTGCGCGCGCGCCGCTCCGCCCCTTCGCGCTGCGTCTCGAGCATCGCGGCGTCGAGATCCTCGAGCGCGAGGTCCCACAACCGCCCCCGCTCCGCGAACGTCCGGCCGGGTTCGAGCGAGTCGGCGAGATAGACAATCTTATCGAGCGCCGACATCGCCGGGGCGCCGCGCGTGTGTTTCGCTATGGCGGAGAGCACTGCGTCGTCTTCTACCCCGAAAAGCTCGCGCGCAAGCGCCGCGCCGAGCCGCGCGTGGAGCAGCACCGGATGCGCCCGCTCGTCCTCGTCAATCGGCAGGCCGCGGGCCTCGCTCTCGGCGATGAGCCGCTCGGGCGAATAGAGCCGCGCGAGATCGTGAAGCAGACCGGAGAGGCGCGCCTTGCGCGGGTCGGCGCCGTGACGCAGCGCCAGTTCCTCGGCACACTGCGCGACGCGCAGGCTGTGCTCGTAGCGATGCTCTTGACCGAGGTGCTCGCGAACGCGATCCTCCAGCCGAACGGGCGTCACGCGTTACGGACCGCTCGACTCGACGCGCGCGCGCAGCGCGCGCAAGCGGTTCTGGTAGAGTTCGCTGCGAAGGCTCCCCGCCCACATGATCAGCGCGCTCTCGTTGTCGTCGCTGTAGTAGCCGGTGCGCATCGTCACCGTCGTGAATCCGTACTTTCGATAGAGCTGCTGCGCGACCGTGTTGCTCTCGCGTACCTCGAGCGTCATCCAGGCGGCGCCCCGCGCGATCGCTTCGTCAATGAGGCGCAGCATCAGCACCTCGCCGAAGCGCCGTCCGCGATAGGCCGGATCCACGGCGACCGTCGTGACGTGCGAATCCTCGAGGATCACCCAGATGCCGCCGTAGGCGACGACGCGATCCTCGAACCTTCCGACGTAATAGTGCGCGAGTTTGTTCGTGCTCAGCTCGTTGTAGAACGCATCCGACGGCCAGATCGTCGAGAACGAGGCGCGCTCGATGCGCGCGACCGCGGGAATATCCGCGGTCGTCATCGGCACGATCGAAAGGCGGCCGGGCCGCTCGGCGGGGCGTTCGAGTTCCATCTTCATGGCGGTTAGAGTCGCGGCACCGTTGCGGCAGGCAACTCGCCGTAATCGGCGCCGACCTCGTGCACGCTCTTCGCCGGCGCTCTCGACGACGCGGCCAGCGCGGCGGCTGCCGCGGCAGGCAAAACGAGCGGATCCACAGAGTGCACGATGATACCGCGTTCGGCAAGCTCGTGGAGCACGTCCTTCGCGGCGCCGACGACGGTCAGCGTTCCCTCCACGTGCGCGGGGAACAGTTCGCCCAGGACGTCGGCGATGCGGCCGGATGCGCGGCGCACCCCGTCGGGCGAACGCAGCCGCGCGGAGATCACGCCCGCGCGTCCGGAGACGACCGCGAGCGCGCGCTCGTACGCCCCGCCCCACTCCAGGAGGTCGAACGAATCGATCGCGACGAGCGGCCGGCGCCAGGCCGCGGCGAGCGACTTCGCATACGCGACCGCGATGCGCAGCCCCGTGAAGCCGCCCGGGCCGATCCCGACGGCTAACCGGTCGATTCCCTCGGGCTCCAATTGCGAGCGCTCGAGCACCTCGCGGACCAAACCGAGTCCTCGCTCGAGTGCGACGTTTCCGGTCTCGGAGCGAGACGCGACGATCCGATCGTCGCGGGCGGTCGCCGCGGAAATTGCTCCCAGCGCCCCGTCGAGGGCAAGAACGTTCATTTCGGCGAGCGAAGAAAGAGCAAGCGTGGCTCTTCCCCCGCGCCTTCGATCTCTATTTCGTACCGGCGCGTTGGAATGGCATCGGGCGCGTTGCGCCACCACTCCACGAGCACGATCGTCCGGCCGTCGAAAACCTCGTCGAGCCCGAGCTCGGCCGATTCGCGCGGATCGTCGATCCGGTAGAAATCCACGTGCTCGATCGGGGGATCGCCCGCGTAGTGGTGGCGGAAGGTGAAGGTGGGACTGGTGGATTGGTCGGCGCCGTGCAGCGTCTGCACGACCGCCCTCACGAAAGCCGTCTTGCCGGAGCCGACCGGGCCGGCGAGCGCGACGACGTCGCCCGGACGAAGGCGTCGCGCGAACGCAGCGGCAAATGCGTTGAGGTCTTCTTCGGTCGGGAGCGAAATGGCATCTTTCATGAGTGCAGGTGATTATTGAACAACGACATCGTAGCGCAGGTCAACGTCGAAGACGAGATGCGGGAGAGCTATCTCTCGTATGCGATGTCGGTCATCGCGTCGCGGGCGCTTCCGGACGTTCGCGACGGCCTCAAGCCGGTGCAGCGGCGCATCCTCTACGCGATGCGCGAGATGGGCTTCGACCCGAGCAAGCAGCATCGTAAGTGCGCCGGTATCATCGGCGAGGTGCTCAAGAGCTACCATCCTCACGGCGACACGTCGGTCTACGACGCCCTCGTTCGCATGGCGCAGGATTTTACGCTGCGCTACCCGCTCGTGGACGGCCACGGCAACTTCGGATCGATCGATCCCGATCCGCCGGCCGCCTATCGTTACACGGAGGCGCGGCTCGCGCGCACCGCGCTCGACGTCCTCGCGGATATCGATAAAGAGACCGTACCCTTCGTTCCGAACTTCGACAATCAAGGCGTCGAGCCGACCGTATTGCCGGGCCGCTTGCCGCAGTTGCTGCTCAACGGTTCGAGCGGCATCGCGGTCGGCATGGCGACGAACATTCCGCCGCACAATCTCGGCGAGATTGCCGACGCGATCGCCGCCGTCATCGACGATCCGAAGATCGACGACGACGCGCTCTGCGCGATCGTCCAAGGCCCCGACTTCCCGACCGGCGGGACGATCCTCGGTCACGAAGCGATCCGCGAAGCCTATAAGACCGGGCGCGGGTCGATCGCGATTCGCGGCAAGGCCGAGATCGTCGAGGAGCGCGGCAAGCAGAAGATCATCATCACCGAGATCCCCTATCAGGTTTACAAAGGGCGGATCATCGAGGCGATCTCCGAGGCGTACTCGGAGAAGCGCATCACCGGCATCGCGCGGTTGGACGACGAGTCGAACCGCAAGGGCATGCGCGTCGTCGTGGAGCTGCAGAAGAGCGCGACGCCGAAGATCGTGCTCAACCAGCTCTTCAAGCACACGCCGCTGCAGGCGACGTTCGGCTTCAACATGCTCGCGCTCGTCCCGGTGGGTGAGCCTCGCGCCGATGGGTCGGTGGCGCTCGAGCCGCAGGTGCTCACGCTCAAGCAGTTGCTCGAGCACTTCATCGCGCACCGCAAGAGCGTCATCACGCGCCGCACGCAGTACGATCTGCGCAAGGCCGAGGAGCGCGCGCATCTGCTCGAAGGCTACCGCATCGCGCTCGACAACATCGATGAGGTCATCGAGATCGTGCGCGGCAGCCAGACGACCGACGAAGCGAAGGAACGCCTCAGCGCGCGCTTCGGTCTCAGCGAAGTGCAGGCGCAAGCGATCGTCGATATGCGGCTGCGCACCCTCGTCGGCCTCGAGCGCCAGAAGATCGAACAAGAGTACGCCGAGCTGATCAAGACGATCGCCGAGCTGCAGGACATTCTCCGCAGCCCGCGGCGCATCGCCGGCATCGTCAAGAGCGAGACCCTCGACGTGAAGAAGCGCTTCGGCGACGAGCGCCGCACGAGCATCGAGCCGGCCGAAGACGAAATGTCGATCGAGCAGATCACGCCGAACATCGAGGTCGTCGTCACCTACACGGTCGGCGGCTACATCAAGCGCGTCTCCGTGGATACGTTCCGCACGCAGAACCGCGGCGGCCGCGGCGTCATCGGCATCTCGAACCTCAAACGCGAAGACGTCGTGCGCAACTTCTTCGTTACGAAGACGCACGACCACGTGCTCTTCTTCACGAACATGGGGCGCGTCTATCGGCTGCGCGGTTACGAGATTCCGGACACGACTCGCCAGGCGCGCGGCACCGCGCTCGTCAACCTGCTGACGCTCCCGCCGGGCGAAGAGGTGACGGCCGTCTTCCCGATCGACCGCTTCGAGGGCGAAAAGTACCTCGTGATGGTGACGAAAAACGGCGTGATCAAGAAGACGAAGCTCGAGCAGTTCTCGAACGTGCGCCGCAACGGGCTGATCGCCATCAACCTCGACGCCGGCGACGAACTGCTCGCAGTGGATCTCTCCGACGGTTCGCGCGACATCATCCTCGCCTCGACGCTTGGAATGGCCGTGCACTTCAACGAGAAGGGCGTACGGCCGATGGGGCGCGCCGCGCGCGGCGTGAAGGCGATGACGCTCGAAAAAGGCGACACCGTCGTGGCGATGGACATCGTGGACGGCGACCGTCGCGAGGTGCTGCTCGTCACGTCGCTCGGCTTTGGAAAGCGCACGCCGATCGACGAGTACCGGCACACGTCGCGCGGCGGCAAGGGCGTGAAGGCCTTCGCGCGCCAGCGCGACGACATCGGCCAAGTCGTCGATCAGATTCTCGTCGCCGCCGACGACCAGATTCTGATGATCACCTCGGGCAACCAAGTGATTCGCCTGAAAGTCGGCGACATTCGTCGCACCGGCCGCGACGCGAAGGGCGTCCGCTTGCAGCGGCTGGGCGAAGGCGACGAGGTCATCGCCGTGACGAACCTCGGCAAACAGGCGATGCAGATCACCGAGATCACCGGCGAGCCGCAACAGACAGAACTCTAGGAGTGTTGTAACCCATATGAGCGCATTACCAGACGTAACGCAAGGCAATTTCGATGCCGAGGTGCTGCAGAGCGCCCAACCGGTGCTCGTGGACTTTTGGGCCCCGTGGTGCGGACCGTGCCGCATGCTCGGCCCGATCGTCGAGAAGATCGCGGCGGCAAACGCCGGCAAGGCAAAGTTCGTCAAGTTGAACACCGACGAGAATCCGAACCTCGCCGGACAATATCAGGTCTCCGGCATTCCCTGTCTCATTCTCTTCAAGAACGGTCAGCCCGTCGATCGCATCGTCGGCTACGTTCCCGAGAACGTCGTGACCGGGATGCTCGGCAAGCACGTGGCGTGACGCCCGTTCCGGCCATGCACCGAGTGCTGGCCGACGAGCGGGTCGTTCCCTACGACCGCACGCTCGGAAGAAACGTGGTCAAAAGCGCGGCTGAAGAAGTATTCGGCCGCGCGCGCGTCTCCGGCAACGGCTCGTACGACGCGATCGTCAACGAGGTCGTGCGGCGGCTCGACGCGCTGCAGCGCGACGCGTTGCTCCCGGTCGTCAACGCAACCGGCATCGTTCTGCACACGAATCTCGGACGCGCCCCGCTGGCGCCCGCTGCCATCGAAGCGATCGCCGAGCTCGGGCGCGGTTACTCGAACCTGGAATACGATCTCGAGACCGGCGAGCGCGGTTCGCGCTACGCGCGGGTCGCCGGCGTCCTCAACGACGTCGCCGGCGCGCAGGATTCCCTCGTCGTCAATAACTGCGCCGCGGCGGTGCTCCTCGTGCTCGACACCTTCGCGAGGGGGCGCGAGGTGATCGTCGGGCGCAACGCGCTCGTCGAGATCGGCGGCGGCTTCCGCATCCCCGACGTGCTCGAACGCAGCGGCGCGACGCTCGTCGAGGTCGGCACGACGAACCGCGTCTACGTCGAGGATTTTGAAGCGGCGCTCTCGCCGCGTACCGCGCTGCTGTTGCGCACGCATCCCTCGAACTTTAGGATGGAAGGCTTTACGCACGACGCGAGCGCGCGCGAGCTCGCCGAATTGGGCCGCCGCGCGGGCGTTGCGGTCCTCGAAGATCTCGGCAGCGGCGCCCTCGTCGCGCTCGAAGAGTACGGCGCAGCGCACGAACGGACGGTGCGAGAGGCGCTCGCCGACGGCGTCGGCCTCGTTGCGTTCTCCGGCGACAAGTTGCTCGGCGGCCCGCAGGCGGGGATCCTTGCCGGGAGCGCGCCGCTGATCGCGCGGCTGCGCAGCAACCCGCTGCTGCGCGCGTTGCGCGTAGATAAGACGACGCTCGCCGCGCTCGGCGCAACGTTGCAGCTCTACCGCGACGGTTCGCTGCGCGAGACCGTCCCCGTCTACCGGATGCTCGGCGCGACGCTCGACGAACTGCGCGCGCGGGCGACAGCCTATCTCGAAGCGGTGCCGGCGGCGAGGCTCGTCGAGAGCGTTGCGTACATCGGCGGCGGCTCGCTCGCGCAAGACGCGATACCCTCGCTTGCAATCGCGATCGCGACGCCGCAGCCGGATCGCCTCGCCGCGCGGCTGCGCGCAGGGACGCCGCCGATCGTGGCCCGCATCGAAGCAGGGCGCGTGCTGCTCGATCTGCGCACGATCGCACCGGAAGAGGACGAAACGGTGGGCTCGGCACTTGCAGCAAGCGAATGAAAGAGAGATTTTAATGCGCACTCATAACCGGCTGCGAGTCTACTGGATGCTCGTGCTCACCGCGACGCTCTGCGCCTGCGCATCGTCGGCGCCTGTTCCTACGAAAGGTTTGCCGGCTGCCTCGCAACTGACGAGCAGCGGCTCCTTGCTCTATTTCTCTAGCGGCGATTACGGGCCCGTCATGGTCTACACGTTCCCCGAGGGGCAAGAGGTGGCGTCGTTCGACGTCCCCGGTATCCCCGCGGGACTCTGTTCGGACAAGCAGGGCAACGTCTTCATGGCGGAGCCTTATGGGCAGAAAGTCGAGGAGTACCCACACGGCGCCACCTCGCCGACGGCCACTTTCGATTTTCCGCCTAGTCCATACGGATGCGCCGTCGACGAGGGGTCAACCTACCTCGCAGTTGCCAACGAAGCGGGTTCGGTCGGCGTTTTCAACCTATCAACGAAGGAGTCAAAGCCGGCGACGTACACGTATCCCGGCATCGAAAGCTTCTTCTTCTGCACGTACGACGATCAAGGGAACTTATTCGTAGACGGAGCGGACAGCGATGCGATCATCCGCCTCCTAGAACTGCGCAAAGGGGAGAGCAGCTTGAGCCTCGTAAAGCTGGGCGCGAAGATTCCATACAGCGCGAGCATTCAATGGGATGGCACGTATCTTGCCATTTCCGACGGAGGCAGCAACAAAGACAGCAGCGTGCTGCGAGTCAAGGTCAAGAACCACCGAGCGAAAATTCATGCCCGGGTCACTCTACGGGGCCCCGAACCCTATACGAGCCAGTTTTGGATTCAGGGAAACGCAATTATAAGTCCGGAAAATCGAAGTGCTAATGTCGCGTGGTGGTCTTATCCTGCGGGCGGTCAACCGACGGGAATCATTTACCAGGTTGGGTATGCGTTCGGAGTTACCATCAGCGTCGCGCCCAGCCGGTAGAACGTTCTTAGGCGCCGTTCGTTTGGCTGGCCTAAACGAGAGGCCCCACGAATGCGGGGCCTCCGTTTTTGCATCGAGCGGGCGCTAACGGCTACGTCTTGTTGCAGTAGCCTTTGAGCGTTACCGTTCTGCCGCCGCTCTCCTTGAACGAGCCGGTGTAGGTGTATTTCGTGGCGGAGACTTTCGTGACCGTTAGATCACCGGCGCCTACGACGTTGCCCGACGAGACCGACGTCAAACTGATCGGATGCCAAACAATCTTGTTGCCGGTCCATCCGCTCGACGTCGAAATGCCGTAGTTACCCTCGTCGTCCGTCATGATGTCAACCCAACGCGAGTTCGCCGAATCGTAGGTGGTCTTGTCCATTGCGACGCCGGGATGGCGATCCCAGGACGTGGCGTGCGAGAGCGTCTTCGTGTTCATCCAAAAGCCCGTCGGATCCATCGAATTCGTGAGCGTGCTCCCGTAGGCGTTGGGACGGCGGGTATTCGTTTCGGTGCAATTCCACGTGCCGAGCTCGAACTGCATCGAGCTAAAGTTTGGCTTGGCGGGCTGCGGAATTGGCGTCGTCTCGATCTGACCCATTGCCGCAGTTCCAATAAGAACGGCCGTTACGCATGCGGTTACGGCCAATGCTAAGCTCCTGTACATCCTCGCCTCCTTCGCGCATTATGCGCTGTTGGTCTTACTATCAAGCCCGGCTGCCGAATGCCTGCTTGCCCCTTGCGGTAAGAACCGCCGGCGAGATTCGCCGTATCGGGAAGCGCATCGCGATCGGTCTGGACCGATCGCCGGGTGCCTGGCCGTGCGCGCTCTCGCGCCTGCTCAAACGTCCTCGAACCAGCCCGAAGGCACGACGTCGAGATTGACGTTGATCTGCTTCACCTCGGTGTACGCGTCGTAGCCGTAGGTTCCTAACTCGCGCCCGATGCCCGACTGTTTATAGCCGCCCCACGGCGCTTCGTTGTAGGTCGGGTGGTAGGTGTTGATCCACGTGATCCCGGCGCGCATCTTGCGAATCACGCGGTGCGCCTTCGCGATGTCTTGCGTGAAAACGGCGCCCGCCAAGCCGTAGATCGTGTCGTTGGCGAGCGCGATCGCCTCGGCTTCGGTGTCGAACGTCTGGATGACCAGCACCGGGCCGAAGATCTCCTCTTGCACGATGCGCATCGTCGGTTTCGTCTCGTCGAAGATCGTCGGCGCGATGAAGTTTCCGCTCGCGAGGTCGCCGCCGAGACGCTC comes from Candidatus Binatia bacterium and encodes:
- the rsfS gene encoding ribosome silencing factor — its product is MREAALDKKGEGFVALDVGNRTILADTFAIVTGRSKIQTRAIADAIVEAVRKDGYTVSRIEGYADGSWILIDLGNVIAHVFTPEQRSFYNLERLWGPFDYAQPFDSAQGDTVKPFDYAQGDTVKPFDYAQGDTDKPFDSAQGDTVKPFDYAQGDTVRPFDSAQGDKAFDSAQGDTGKPFDYAQGDKVRPFDSAQGDTPTERP
- the yqeK gene encoding bis(5'-nucleosyl)-tetraphosphatase (symmetrical) YqeK, whose amino-acid sequence is MTPVRLEDRVREHLGQEHRYEHSLRVAQCAEELALRHGADPRKARLSGLLHDLARLYSPERLIAESEARGLPIDEDERAHPVLLHARLGAALARELFGVEDDAVLSAIAKHTRGAPAMSALDKIVYLADSLEPGRTFAERGRLWDLALEDLDAAMLETQREGAERRARKAEERASAR
- the rimI gene encoding ribosomal protein S18-alanine N-acetyltransferase yields the protein MKMELERPAERPGRLSIVPMTTADIPAVARIERASFSTIWPSDAFYNELSTNKLAHYYVGRFEDRVVAYGGIWVILEDSHVTTVAVDPAYRGRRFGEVLMLRLIDEAIARGAAWMTLEVRESNTVAQQLYRKYGFTTVTMRTGYYSDDNESALIMWAGSLRSELYQNRLRALRARVESSGP
- the tsaB gene encoding tRNA (adenosine(37)-N6)-threonylcarbamoyltransferase complex dimerization subunit type 1 TsaB; its protein translation is MNVLALDGALGAISAATARDDRIVASRSETGNVALERGLGLVREVLERSQLEPEGIDRLAVGIGPGGFTGLRIAVAYAKSLAAAWRRPLVAIDSFDLLEWGGAYERALAVVSGRAGVISARLRSPDGVRRASGRIADVLGELFPAHVEGTLTVVGAAKDVLHELAERGIIVHSVDPLVLPAAAAAALAASSRAPAKSVHEVGADYGELPAATVPRL
- the tsaE gene encoding tRNA (adenosine(37)-N6)-threonylcarbamoyltransferase complex ATPase subunit type 1 TsaE, with protein sequence MKDAISLPTEEDLNAFAAAFARRLRPGDVVALAGPVGSGKTAFVRAVVQTLHGADQSTSPTFTFRHHYAGDPPIEHVDFYRIDDPRESAELGLDEVFDGRTIVLVEWWRNAPDAIPTRRYEIEIEGAGEEPRLLFLRSPK
- the gyrA gene encoding DNA gyrase subunit A — encoded protein: MNNDIVAQVNVEDEMRESYLSYAMSVIASRALPDVRDGLKPVQRRILYAMREMGFDPSKQHRKCAGIIGEVLKSYHPHGDTSVYDALVRMAQDFTLRYPLVDGHGNFGSIDPDPPAAYRYTEARLARTALDVLADIDKETVPFVPNFDNQGVEPTVLPGRLPQLLLNGSSGIAVGMATNIPPHNLGEIADAIAAVIDDPKIDDDALCAIVQGPDFPTGGTILGHEAIREAYKTGRGSIAIRGKAEIVEERGKQKIIITEIPYQVYKGRIIEAISEAYSEKRITGIARLDDESNRKGMRVVVELQKSATPKIVLNQLFKHTPLQATFGFNMLALVPVGEPRADGSVALEPQVLTLKQLLEHFIAHRKSVITRRTQYDLRKAEERAHLLEGYRIALDNIDEVIEIVRGSQTTDEAKERLSARFGLSEVQAQAIVDMRLRTLVGLERQKIEQEYAELIKTIAELQDILRSPRRIAGIVKSETLDVKKRFGDERRTSIEPAEDEMSIEQITPNIEVVVTYTVGGYIKRVSVDTFRTQNRGGRGVIGISNLKREDVVRNFFVTKTHDHVLFFTNMGRVYRLRGYEIPDTTRQARGTALVNLLTLPPGEEVTAVFPIDRFEGEKYLVMVTKNGVIKKTKLEQFSNVRRNGLIAINLDAGDELLAVDLSDGSRDIILASTLGMAVHFNEKGVRPMGRAARGVKAMTLEKGDTVVAMDIVDGDRREVLLVTSLGFGKRTPIDEYRHTSRGGKGVKAFARQRDDIGQVVDQILVAADDQILMITSGNQVIRLKVGDIRRTGRDAKGVRLQRLGEGDEVIAVTNLGKQAMQITEITGEPQQTEL
- the trxA gene encoding thioredoxin, yielding MSALPDVTQGNFDAEVLQSAQPVLVDFWAPWCGPCRMLGPIVEKIAAANAGKAKFVKLNTDENPNLAGQYQVSGIPCLILFKNGQPVDRIVGYVPENVVTGMLGKHVA
- the selA gene encoding L-seryl-tRNA(Sec) selenium transferase, with translation MHRVLADERVVPYDRTLGRNVVKSAAEEVFGRARVSGNGSYDAIVNEVVRRLDALQRDALLPVVNATGIVLHTNLGRAPLAPAAIEAIAELGRGYSNLEYDLETGERGSRYARVAGVLNDVAGAQDSLVVNNCAAAVLLVLDTFARGREVIVGRNALVEIGGGFRIPDVLERSGATLVEVGTTNRVYVEDFEAALSPRTALLLRTHPSNFRMEGFTHDASARELAELGRRAGVAVLEDLGSGALVALEEYGAAHERTVREALADGVGLVAFSGDKLLGGPQAGILAGSAPLIARLRSNPLLRALRVDKTTLAALGATLQLYRDGSLRETVPVYRMLGATLDELRARATAYLEAVPAARLVESVAYIGGGSLAQDAIPSLAIAIATPQPDRLAARLRAGTPPIVARIEAGRVLLDLRTIAPEEDETVGSALAASE